Proteins co-encoded in one Deltaproteobacteria bacterium genomic window:
- a CDS encoding EVE domain-containing protein → MKYWLMKTEPGCFSIDDLAALPKQTTSWDGVRNFQARNFMRDEMRVGDLVLFYHSVTAPGVVGIARVEREAYPDHTAFDPDDAHYDPRSTPDKPLWVMVDVRFVEKFCAPVSLRAMRGIKGLEGMELLRRGSRLSVMPVTEAEFRIVRDLGRQALK, encoded by the coding sequence CGAACCAGGATGCTTTTCCATCGACGATCTGGCGGCCTTGCCCAAGCAAACCACGTCCTGGGACGGGGTTCGCAATTTTCAGGCCCGCAATTTCATGCGCGATGAGATGCGCGTCGGAGATTTGGTGTTGTTCTATCACAGCGTGACCGCGCCCGGCGTGGTCGGGATCGCCAGGGTGGAACGGGAGGCGTACCCCGATCATACGGCCTTTGATCCCGATGACGCCCACTATGACCCTCGTTCGACTCCGGACAAACCATTGTGGGTCATGGTTGACGTGCGTTTTGTTGAAAAATTCTGCGCGCCGGTTTCGTTGCGCGCCATGCGCGGGATCAAGGGCTTGGAAGGAATGGAACTGCTGCGCAGGGGATCGCGGTTGTCCGTCATGCCCGTGACCGAAGCGGAATTTCGAATTGTCCGCGATCTGGGTCGCCAGGCGCTGAAATAA
- a CDS encoding ABC transporter ATP-binding protein — MLLKIENLRVNYGNVEALHGINLEVDEGEIVTILGANGAGKSTTLNAISGLVHISSGSIHYQETALHKLPAHEIVKLKITQSPEGRRVFTTLTVEENLMLGAFTSTNTERIAKSRKWIYELFPRLEERRKQLSGTLSGGEQQMLAIGRALMANPKILLLDEPSLGLAPILVKSIFDTVREINKSGVTVILVEQNAKAALKLANRGYVMEVGNIVLSDSASALLSNKQVQGAYLGGGHS, encoded by the coding sequence ATGCTGCTCAAAATCGAAAATTTACGGGTCAATTACGGCAATGTCGAAGCGCTGCATGGCATCAACCTGGAAGTGGACGAGGGGGAAATCGTGACCATCCTTGGCGCCAATGGCGCGGGAAAATCCACGACACTCAACGCGATCAGCGGCTTGGTTCATATTTCCAGTGGAAGCATCCACTATCAGGAGACCGCATTGCACAAGCTTCCAGCCCACGAGATCGTCAAGCTCAAAATCACCCAAAGCCCCGAAGGGCGGCGCGTCTTCACCACCCTGACGGTGGAAGAAAATCTGATGCTGGGCGCGTTCACCTCGACCAATACCGAGCGCATCGCCAAGAGCCGGAAATGGATTTACGAACTTTTTCCCCGCCTGGAGGAGCGCCGCAAGCAACTTTCCGGCACGCTGAGCGGCGGTGAACAGCAGATGCTGGCCATCGGACGGGCACTCATGGCTAATCCGAAAATCCTGCTCCTGGACGAACCCAGCCTGGGCCTGGCCCCGATATTGGTGAAATCCATCTTCGACACCGTGCGGGAAATCAACAAATCCGGTGTAACCGTGATCCTGGTCGAACAAAACGCCAAGGCCGCGCTCAAACTGGCGAACCGGGGTTATGTCATGGAAGTTGGCAATATCGTTCTTTCGGACTCGGCCAGCGCCCTGCTCTCCAACAAACAGGTCCAGGGCGCCTATCTCGGCGGTGGCCATTCCTAG
- a CDS encoding ABC transporter ATP-binding protein — protein NYQPNTGTVLFDGRNLVGLPTHAIVESGIARTFQTIRLFQNMTVLENVLAGCHCRMRSGSLAAMFRTPAQRIEEAEALRHAMAELEFVGLSHEWKNKAKNLSYGNQRLLEIARALATKPKLIVLDEPAGGMNDQETQDLIRLIHEIQGRGITTLLIEHDMGLVMRVCSSLVVLEHGSKIASGTPAEIQANQRVIEAYLGVDSE, from the coding sequence AATTACCAGCCCAACACGGGCACGGTTCTCTTCGATGGGCGGAATCTGGTCGGCCTCCCCACCCACGCCATTGTCGAAAGCGGCATCGCGCGCACGTTCCAAACCATCCGCCTCTTCCAGAACATGACCGTGCTGGAAAACGTTCTCGCCGGCTGCCACTGCCGCATGCGCTCCGGGTCCTTGGCCGCCATGTTCCGGACTCCGGCCCAACGCATCGAGGAAGCCGAGGCCCTGCGCCACGCCATGGCGGAGCTGGAATTCGTGGGTCTGAGTCACGAATGGAAAAACAAGGCCAAGAATCTGTCCTACGGCAACCAGCGTTTGCTGGAAATTGCCCGGGCCCTGGCCACCAAACCCAAGTTGATCGTGCTCGACGAACCCGCCGGAGGAATGAACGACCAGGAAACCCAGGACCTGATCCGGCTCATTCACGAAATCCAGGGGCGCGGCATCACCACCTTGCTCATCGAACACGACATGGGCTTGGTCATGCGTGTGTGCTCGTCCTTGGTCGTGTTGGAGCATGGCAGCAAAATCGCCTCCGGGACACCGGCCGAGATCCAGGCCAACCAGCGTGTCATCGAGGCCTACCTGGGCGTCGACTCCGAATAA